The segment GCCTGGGGGCATGACAGTGCAGAGAGGGTAAGTGGTAGGGGGGAGTAGGGGTCAGGTAGCGATGACCACGCGCCATAAGGTCGGTAATCCCGGTGAATAGAGACGCCACGCACGCCCTTGTGGGTGTCACGGTGACCGGCGGGCTTTTAATGCGGCGCTGTCTTGGCGCGGTCACGTCTTCTCGCGGCGCCGTCAATATCCCGTGACAGAGCCTCGCTGTCACTCTTGATTTTCCTCTCGAATGCCCCGTCGGGAGGACAGCGGGCAGGGGGGCAGGGCAagcgctcgctgtctctctctcacttatatacTTACTCTTTTTACTCTCAGCCTTCTTTGTTTTTGACGTGTgcctcctccacacacacgcgcgcgcgcacacacacacacacacacacacgcacacgcacacgcacacgcacacgcacacgcacacgcacacgcacacgcacacgcacacgcacacacacacacacacacacacacacacacgcaaacgcacacgcacacgcacacgcacacgcacacgcacacgcacacgcacacgcacacgcacacgcacacacacacacacacacgcacacgcacacgcacacgcacacgcacacacacacacacacacacacacacacacacacacacacacacacacacacacaagaccccatctgcctctcctttatctccctctctccctctcccactctccgctctcccttcctctcccttcctctccccctcccccctccccccccccccctccggtaaTCCGACTGCATCTCCGAGGTGGAAATCACACGGTCTTGGTCACGGCAGCGGTTGATTGGTtgattaaggataagtccgatatgcgaagctgagcttcgcccgggctatgccaatgaggggagcccggcctgtgtcgactaatgccgactcgctaacgtgtgtcagctggtgctgactcgtcttagtccttacccgccgtggtgcccagtcacagcagtaacctccaggcgacaattgcaactcctcgcgcctgggcggggcgcgaaccgccgacccctcggatgagaggccgacacgttaccactgtactagcccggaggcttattGGTTGATTGCTGGCGTTTTGTGTCCGGGGGATGCTCGGGTCGCGAGGGTCGCCGCTGCCCTCGCAACCTGTTGGCGCCGAGGGGGACACACCATTCGAATCGGCCAGTGAGCTTCCAGGCTCCGGGTCGGGCTGAGGTGCTGGTGTGTTTTTTATGcagatttgtttgttatttgtttatgtattggtctgtttgtttacttgtttgtttgtgcttatttgtttatttatttgtttattcatttattaattcattcattagtCGTGGTGGACTGTTTAAGGAGGGTTATTTTCCGCGGATTTCTCAAGCTCTAATGTTTACCAAATGCAGAAAAAAGTGGTCAAAACACAGTAGTTCTTGTTGTGTATCTTaagcctcttcctccccctcccctccccttcccccgccctcttcccctcctccagcagCAGCTCGGGAGGGACGCGGAGGTGCCCTAATACGCAGCATCCTGACGCTCGCATAACTTCCCCTCTTGACCCCCACCTGCCCAACCTACCCCACGTATTCCGCCTTGCCCATCTGCCCCACCTGGTcgtccttccccatcttccccaccttcGCCTGCCCCGCCTACCGCACCTACTCCACCTGTcacactctctccatcctcccaaaCTTCTccgccttccccatcttccccacctacgctttccccatcttcccccctggccccaccttccccacttgccccttctcccccacttacGAAGACGCCGCCCCTGGAGGCTGGGGCACGAGAACAGCCCCGAGCAAACCCCTTACTTGCCTTTTCTCCCGGGAATGGGTTGTAATGGCTCGTTGGATGGTCTTGATatggagatggatggatggtcaTGAATAGAACAAGGAAAAGTTAGATGGCACACTAGTTTCGGTTGTATCATtcactattttgttgttgttttttctgtcttctcccttttctgttcttTAGCTGAGGATTATCGTGTGAATTAGAATAATTGGAGTTACAGAAATGTTTCGTGAGAGGAACCAGTCAGTtgcttttttagggggggggggggtatagtgcGTGTAGCGTATACTGGCTTTTCCACTAATTCCTAAAGCCTCATGTGTGGTAGAGAATTTggaatgttattataatttcaaaaAACGATTCAATTATCCATTGTTTTGGCAAATCGTGTTATTTATCCCAAAGGCCACTAGCACAGGAGGAGCTGTTATGCAGGGAGATGCTGGTGCTCCAAAAGGTGTAATTCCTATTGATTCAATGATATTTAATGGCGCCAACTCTGTTTTGTCCGTAAGCCACCTGGGTTCGCTGATTTAGGCAAACATCAGTACTTGATGTGTAATGCTGTCGCGTGATTTATGCACATCACGTTCGCTGTATCAAATTGTGTCGCAATCACTCCCCAGTTGAATGTAATGTATGAAGCATTAAGTTggacactttctctttttctctctctctcccttccccgtccccccccccccccctctctctctctctctctctctctctctctctctctcatctctctctctctctctctctctctctctctctctctctctctctctctctctctctctctctctcttgctctctcctttccttttttcccctctccttccctcacccctctgtcgctcttctctttcccatccccttccccttcccttccccttccccttccccttccccttccccttccccttccccttccgtccctctccctctccctctccctttctttgttccccataccccttcccttttccttctttccctcccttctctatcgACATTAGTTACCCATTACCCATTCCAACACGCCTGCATTCCTAACGTTGTGTCTTGCCTTGTTGCAGCTAAGTGACAGCGGGGGTCCGGGagacagcggcggcggcggcgggaacaATGTGGGCAACGGAGGCGGCGGCAACTCTCTCACCCGCGGCGGATCCACGCGCGGCAGCCTGCGGAAGGTACGTGTTGCAAGGGACGGGGATGTGTAGGTAAGGTTTGTTGGTATTGCCATTGTTTAATTTcatgatgcggggggggggggtagggggtaggtctAACGGCAGGGGAAATGGGCGGTGTGGATCTTTACGATATAGGCGATTTAGGAAATTGTTTGAGTATTTATGGAATTTATAGAATTGTAATTGTGGTAGCGTATTTTTTGGAGAGGGAAAGGTGCTCCTTACCCCCCACTGTCTTGTTTTGGAAACGAATTACTCGCTAAGACCGATGACCCGAAATCCCTTGAACGAGCCCTGCTGCCCCAGGTGCTGCCGTCGGTGCCCGACATGGACCAGCAGCTGTCCATGGCGGCCAAGATGATCGACCGCAGGACCTCCACGCCCAAAGGGAACCACTCCTACAGCCCCTACTTCCTCGAGTACACGCTCCTCGCCGAATAGTGAGTATCGACGGCCCCGGGCCGAGGCTCTAGGGAGAATGTTTAAGTAATTTGTgattaatttttgtattttttttaatccaaaTCATTTTCAGTGGATGAAAAGTATTTGTTATTGAATGCCcttaaaatatgtttttatatttttttttttataagggtcTTTATGTTCCATCAAGAATGTTATTTTGCCAATGATTAGAGCAAAACAATTGTAGTTTTTACAGTACAAATGCATCAAGAAGAAAATGTGGAATTAATTATCAAGCTTGATACTTATGTTAGCATTTAGCAGGTGAACTCATTGTTGAGCTTAAATAATTATGGAGATATAGGTTCATAATATGTTTGTGTAGataatgtgtttgtgtagaaCAGATTTCATTGGGAGCCTAGATTGTTGTCGAGACATTTTTCATCCCGTGAGTAAGAGAGACTTTAAATGCATTTTCAGATTGTTTAGACTGAATTTTTggctgttagtatcatcatcatcatcatcatcatcatcatcttcatcatcatcatcatcatcatcatcatcatcatcatcatcatcatcatcatcatcatcatcatcatcatcatcatcatcatcatcatcatcatcatcatcatcatcattaaatatatgtgtttgtttttatttattatcttggcTTATCCCATGATGTATCTCCACTGATTTGCTGAAAGTGACGTCACCATAAAACGTATTGTAGTTCTGTTGACTTAGCTGCACAGTAACATGCACTCTGACCTTATAGTTCCTTTGTTTCTTGCAGTAATCTATTGCAGAAGCAGAGACTATCAGGAGTTTATGTTGTGCCATCTGGCAAATCACCGCTTGGTAAGTCTGTATTTTCgatagattttgttttattgttgttgtagtgaaTATTAGGTTTTGTGtagatattgatgaagatgagaTCGTGTTCTCTTTCAAAACTTAAGCCTGTGTTTTGATAATCTGTGTCTCATTGTTTTTTATGCTTATTTGGCCATGACAATGATGGCTTTGGTATGAGAGTGAAAGTCAACTTAcatgagatttatttattttcgtttttgtcttgGGCTCCTTTACACAACGGCTAACAGTAGTTTTAAAACTCAGATGAAAGTTAGAATTCACTATCCTGTTCCATGCGTGGTAACCACTAACACTGGTGCAGTTTCATTACAAAGTATAAGTCTTACGGCAGTTATGAAGACTTTGaaaaataatcttttaatcaCAAGCCTGAAAGTTGAACTCCTGTCTTCTGTATCCTTGAGAATTGATTAGCTCTCTTCATTTCACAAAAACATAAATTTCCTCACCTTTTGACATAATAGAAAGAATGAATTATTGTCAGAAAATGTGAGAATAGAtgaattcatttcctttttccctttcgacAGTGTGGTTTGGAGTCATCTTCATCCGTCAGGGAATATACCAGGAGGGAATCTTCCGTTTTAACCTCCACATCCCAGAGAATTATCCTGATGGGGACGTGCCGGTAAGAAAAACATTGAATATGTTGTGAGGAATGTAAGGGAAAAAGTGTGAATGTGAAGGAATAATCTGCAATGTTAAATGTGTAATTTATTAGCAGACTTGTGAAATGTGGTTGACGGTGCATTCTTGAGATGTTGATTACTCATCTTGTCTAGTGAGATGATTTGTtctcatttatgtattttttttatataaatgagtTTGGGGATAAattgtttattgattgatttgatatttttaattttgatatcatGTTTTACACAAAAGAATATAATGCCAAATCAGTAAAAGACGTTCATTATTCATTCCATTGTGTTTGAAATataatgaatgagaataaatgatCATGTTCAGTGTGTAATGCAAaacagtttatttgtttattatattttttctctcatgttACTTACAGACTGTGGTGTTTGAGACTCCAGTGTTCCACCCTCTAATCGACCCTGAAACCTTGGAACTGGACATCAAACGAGGCTTTGCCAATAAGTGGCGTCGGAATGTGAACCACCTATGGCATGTGTTGCTCTATGTGCGCCGCTGTTTCTACAAGATAGAGACAACGCATCCTCTCAATCCAGAAGCAGCTGTACTGTAAGTGTTGAAGGACtggcatatgtctgtctgtctctttgtcggtctttgtctttctctgtctctgtctatccctcctttcctttcactccctccttctcaaaTTGTTTTTTGAATTATATTATGGTATAGTTTAagtattgctaccattatttttAGGTTCATTCATGTTAGTCAGATATCTGCTTGACACATTTTGAAATGAATCATGAATACTGTtttagggagaggaaaaaagggatgcATACTAATTCACAAATGTGGCTTTACAGATACGACAGCGACAATGAAATGTTCGTTCTGCGGGCACGAGCGTGTGTGGATGCTAGCAAGGAGATTGTGTATGACCCACCGGCCACAAATGACCCTCATGCAATAGTCTTTTCCCCTTATCAGCCAGCAGTTCATGATTCAGTTCgtgaggaaatgaaaaaggagagagtaagTTTGTTTGTGTAATTGCAGATCAGATTTTGTGATTTTTATGTGACTTGTATGCTTATGTCAATAATGCATTAATTTTTCATATTCTGTACAGTGCATTAACATGTTTACTTAATCCTTGTCAAGACCGCTATGCAAATATCATAAAGTAATAGTTATATGTCTCCCAGAGATGATACTAATGTTTGTTTAATTAACCCAAAACCACCggggatggcatgtatgtacatgtcatgcccactgtgagtttaatttatttacacatagatgactctacaagtaCTACTTCACCAATgtgccaattatgagtactatgagtcaataataataataatgtctatataataaaaaataaaaaattgctaTTGACAGCATAAGTCAAAAAAACAAGGTGATACAAGGTGacatcacaaggtctactaactgactaaGTTAGTAGACCttgcacttgcagagccatctgtgtgcagagacatttcataaaacagttctacagtgaacacaacattttcctGGGGGCATTGAGTTAAGATTgactgatataaatagatataataattgaTTATTGTAAAAGCAGTCTCTAAAATGATAATTGCATAGTAAACTTTCATTTTCTAAAGGAATGAATATGATGGCACATACCTAATGCATGGCCATTGTACTGCTTAAGTGGCACTTATAAAATAAGAGTATGCAATAGAGGCAATAAAGTATTGTGAAAAATATGGGGTCGCGATAtttttaatgaagaaaatgaagtttTAAAGTAAAAAAGTACTATCATCGAATAGCCCATTGAAGAAGTTTGTTTCTTAATAAAGACATCAGTAATGACAGCATATTGAGGCAtttaacttttttgttgttgaaatAATGTAATAAACCCCCATCAGTCTACAGGCACCATAGCAAAATGTGCATGATGTTTATTGTGTATTCTAGAGCTCATGGACCAGGCAGACCTTCATTGCCATACTGAGAATCATATTTACCATTTCAAAATCTACCTTACAGATAGCTGGGTCTGTCTGTATATAGTGAAAATAGGAACATTGATTAAGTTCATGCTAAAACTAGTAAGTGATATTGAGTTTCATTGTGTAATAATAGGAGTGTGCGGAAATTTTGCACTGGAGAAAAAACATGATTTGGTGGGGAAATGTGTAATTTATCAGAAACTGTTgagatgtaatatgatatatgctTTTACTATTAACAATGAATCTTCACCTTTCATACCTAAGAAACAGAGGTTTAGGAACATTTAGAATTTTGTATTGTACTATAGTGTAGCACTTAACCCCATGAAGAGTCAGCCAAGAAGTGCCCCTGACCAGTCACCTCTGTCAGACATTCCTCTTATTTAACtagttaaaattaataaaaacatcatATGTAGCAATTAAGCTTGATTCTGGAAGCTAGAAAAGTACTTAATACACTCTGTCAGAAATATAATCAGTTTGCAGTTTATGGCAGTCATGGGTTTAACTGAAAAGCGGGCACATTTTGGTCAATACTGTATTCACATTTTGTTTAAACGaagtttttttaaattataatccACAGTTGTACATTAATCATTGGAGTTAATTCAAAGGTGGTATACTTGTATAGATGCATGAAATAGCAACAATTAACGCACTGATACCGGTTGGGCATGTATATTTGCCCTGTCCTGAGTGGAATTAGGTACTAATCTTGTTGGTACATGAGTGACTCCACAGGTGATCAGTCACCAAGGACTTGGGTTGTTTTACTATTGTTAAATTGTTAATGATTTtagataatagtaatgtcaaAATAATGGCAACAATTTAAATACTACAACCAAAAAAATCTAGTTTGTCTaacaattgactccttggtgtctAAGTGCTTGTGAAACCttctatgtataaacaaaactGGCAAAACAAAACTATAGTGGACAGGGCATTACCTGGTGCCAGTGGGTAAAGGATGACTGCTTatgtaattttttctttctttttctctttttttttttcctctatatttccatatgtcttgatatcattaatagtactcatttttgttgttgtttatcatttcttataataaaaaaaacaaactcaagaATGGTTTACAAGGCCCTTTTTCATGCTGCCATGCTAACCCCACATTCCCTTCTGCTTACAGAATGACTCGGAAGGGTCCTTGAAGGAGGGCAGCAGCAGCAATGGCCTCTCGTGGGTCAAACCAGGTACTCTGCAGATCTTCTCGAAAGCAGCATCTTGACAGACACCTTAAGCCTCATAAGCCGCTTGGTCAGAAAACGTCTCACAGCTGTCTTGAGATTAGGACTCtacagtgtgcgtgtgttggtCTCTTTTTCCCTAAAAACATGTGTCAGAACCTTACCCTGGGACTTTGGCTCCTATCGGCTGAAGATATCCGTGGCCCAATAGGTGCGTGACATGGTGTACGTCTCTTTTAGGCGAGGTGTGTTTGCAGTCGGTGTCTGAGAGACCAAGTGACTCAAATGAGTTTTATAATTTGAGGTGGTATTTGTGATGTCTCATGATGTGGGTGCTCTTGTGTGTCACAAACATTTAATACCAGACACAAACTTCttaaatgatttttattttttgatgccTCAAAGTTTTTTGGATATTGCAACATTTGATTGTGTTTTGGAATCAGCCCCCAGTGAAGATTAAATACATAggctttaacattattttttactgtGATGAAATGTGTTACTGGAAGCCAGGTATGACTATCAAAAAACAGAAGGCAACGTTATACTTAATCTATATTAGAAAGATTTCAAGCCAATCTTGTGGAACCCATTTAAACACCatggtttttatttttctcttccaaaaTGATGTGTCATATTTGCTCTTTTAAAAGAGagttaaaatatattttgatgctATTACAAACACTTGTTAGTATTTCTCAATAATTTTAGACTCTTTCTCTGTTACCCCATATAATTAAGGAGTGTTTTTAACCATTATTCTTAAAATTGCCataagcaagtaaaaaaaaaaataataaaaaagcataAGATTTAGCATATGCACtgaagagagaacaaaagcaaCATTCCCTCCATTttcagaagtaaaaaagaaaaaaattctcaGATACTAATATGTGATAGTTTGTCTTGTAGGAATCGTCTACTTTTGTTCCAGCGTAAACCCCAGGAACTCTAGTCCCTCCATGTTGTCTTATACATACAGCATATCTTCTCAGATCAAACTATTTCTTAGAGGTCAAGCCAAGTAAcatctatttttcctttcacttttttttattattcatatggaGCGAAGTCAGTAATGTATCTATGCAGATTTTTTATTGATGTAATCAGGCACTTTTTTATGAAGTACTGATTGGCAATCTGTTTAATTGTTTTGTAcgatatgtaaataaaattattaacAAAATTCTTGTATGAGATTCATTTTCCTTGTGTTTTACTTTGACTGTTAAGAAGTAGCCTGTATTTATTGCATCTATTCCCAAGATATAATAAACTTCATTAATGCTTCTTACTGAATACTGATGAAAAGTGCTAATTTAAAAAGTAAATGTGAAATTAACTAATCTGACACTCATTAGAAAGGACTTTAGTAATTGTGACTTGTCAGGAAAAGCCTATCAATCAACTAACAGCAAGAGTAATCCCTCACCAATTCTAAAAAAAGTAGATGATTGTATAGTTATTCAATTGTACTTTTACCATAATACCAGAGTTCAAGAAAGAGGTGCATACAAAAGGCTAATATACAATTTAACACTGTTCATGAAGTAATCTGGTTgaaaataacagagataataagaCCACACCTGCCTGACCTGAATCTAGTTTACTATAAGATGAGAACATTTTAACagtattaaaataaaacaaaacaagtataaaaagtatgaatgagattgaaaggTCATCATGTGCTCTGTGAAATTATTCAACTTTATATTTTGAACAGAACAGTatacatgtaattttttttttttttttttcaattacaatGTTCTCAATTACATCCCTCACAATGTGCTCAGTtcaattaagaaagaaaatgtttgcaAGTAGGGTTACCATAAGCATATTGAGATCAgtaactttattttcattttcatcatctgtgTGAATTTCATAGTCACATGGATCTGCAGTTTGACATGTGTGATTTACTAACCCTCTACTCATTCTTAGATTAGTAAGATGACTAGTGTTTATTTAAGTATTCAAGCATTCCTGTGTGGGCATCTTGAAGTAACCAACATATTTCTTGTGTATTACTGCTTAATCTGTTAAAATTCATACCATAATGACATGAGTATATGAGCTGACAATAGACTGAAC is part of the Penaeus chinensis breed Huanghai No. 1 chromosome 2, ASM1920278v2, whole genome shotgun sequence genome and harbors:
- the LOC125030123 gene encoding AKT-interacting protein-like isoform X2, with the protein product MLEARFQFRYVLLSDSGGPGDSGGGGGNNVGNGGGGNSLTRGGSTRGSLRKVLPSVPDMDQQLSMAAKMIDRRTSTPKGNHSYSPYFLEYTLLAEYNLLQKQRLSGVYVVPSGKSPLVWFGVIFIRQGIYQEGIFRFNLHIPENYPDGDVPTVVFETPVFHPLIDPETLELDIKRGFANKWRRNVNHLWHVLLYVRRCFYKIETTHPLNPEAAVLYDSDNEMFVLRARACVDASKEIVYDPPATNDPHAIVFSPYQPAVHDSVREEMKKERNDSEGSLKEGSSSNGLSWVKPGTLQIFSKAAS
- the LOC125030123 gene encoding AKT-interacting protein-like isoform X1, with product MKSMCCCWAPQKEQLSDSGGPGDSGGGGGNNVGNGGGGNSLTRGGSTRGSLRKVLPSVPDMDQQLSMAAKMIDRRTSTPKGNHSYSPYFLEYTLLAEYNLLQKQRLSGVYVVPSGKSPLVWFGVIFIRQGIYQEGIFRFNLHIPENYPDGDVPTVVFETPVFHPLIDPETLELDIKRGFANKWRRNVNHLWHVLLYVRRCFYKIETTHPLNPEAAVLYDSDNEMFVLRARACVDASKEIVYDPPATNDPHAIVFSPYQPAVHDSVREEMKKERNDSEGSLKEGSSSNGLSWVKPGTLQIFSKAAS
- the LOC125030123 gene encoding AKT-interacting protein-like isoform X4 → MKSMCCCWAPQKEQLSDSGGPGDSGGGGGNNVGNGGGGNSLTRGGSTRGSLRKVLPSVPDMDQQLSMAAKMIDRRTSTPKGNHSYSPYFLEYTLLAEYNLLQKQRLSGVYVVPSGKSPLVWFGVIFIRQGIYQEGIFRFNLHIPENYPDGDVPTVVFETPVFHPLIDPETLELDIKRGFANKWRRNVNHLWHVLLYVRRCFYKIETTHPLNPEAAVLYDSDNEMFVLRARACVDASKEIVYDPPATNDPHAIVFSPYQPAVHDSVREEMKKERIAGSVCI
- the LOC125030123 gene encoding AKT-interacting protein-like isoform X3, which encodes MATVARKLSDSGGPGDSGGGGGNNVGNGGGGNSLTRGGSTRGSLRKVLPSVPDMDQQLSMAAKMIDRRTSTPKGNHSYSPYFLEYTLLAEYNLLQKQRLSGVYVVPSGKSPLVWFGVIFIRQGIYQEGIFRFNLHIPENYPDGDVPTVVFETPVFHPLIDPETLELDIKRGFANKWRRNVNHLWHVLLYVRRCFYKIETTHPLNPEAAVLYDSDNEMFVLRARACVDASKEIVYDPPATNDPHAIVFSPYQPAVHDSVREEMKKERNDSEGSLKEGSSSNGLSWVKPGTLQIFSKAAS